TTTGGCCCAGACGAAGCATTGCTTGCCGTTGCCCTTGCACACCCAGATCAGCGGGTGGGTATCGCCGCCGTTACGGCGGTTCCTCGTGCATTGCTAACGTCAGAGCTTGCGAGGCAGTGGATGCAAGACCCCTCGTGGCTCGTCGCCGAATACGGGGCCTACGTCGCTGGCGAACTCGAGGATTCTTCGCTGGTAACGACGCTCATCGCGTTAGCCAGCGGTCACGAGGAGATGCTGGTGCGTGAGGCCGCCCTTGCCAGCCTTGGTGCGATTGGCGACGAGCGTGGCCTCCCGGTGGTCATTGAAGCCCTGCGATCAAAGAACGTCTACCTTCGGAGGCGTGCCTTGGTTGTCTCGGTTGCCTTCGAATCTGATGAACTGACGAGGGCGGTCGAGGAGCTGCGCAATGATCGTGATGCGCAGATCCGCCAGCTCTTCGTTGACCTCGAGCGAGATCCTTACCAGTAGATCGTTTTTGGGTTTGTCGCGTGGACAACCGACAGCCCTCGGGCCACCGCGAGCTCGGGTTCTGCGATGCAATGAACCTCGACGCCGAGCCTTCGCTCTAGCTCAGCGGCGAGACCGACGAGATGGGCTCCGCCACCAAGAAGCCAGAGTCCTCGATCGGCAACGTCGGTCACCAGTTGGTTGGGCGCCTTGGTGATGCAGTCGGTAATCGTCTGGATGATGAGGTCCAAGGTCGGGAGAATGGATGCGAAGATCACATCCTCAAGAATCATACCGCTGGCGCTCTCACCATTGGCAAGGCTGCGCCCCCAGATCTTGGCCTGAGCACCACGATGCGCGCGCTCAAAGTCGACAAGCTGGGTGAGGATGTCATTGGCGACCTCTTCGGAGATGACGAGGTCACAGGTGGCCTTGACGGATTCGCGGATCGCCTGTCGAAGCGTACTCACGCTTGCGGTGGCACTCGCGCGGGAGGCGAGCTTGCCAAACGAGACGATGCCGGCCTCAACGAGTGATTCACCGAGCACGACCGTCATGGTGCCGACCTCTCCGAGTACGTCCTCGTTGATGCCCGCCGTGGCGGCGATCGGCGTCTCGAGTGGGGTGACCGGCTTTGCATTCAAATCCTCAAAGCAGCGCTTCAGCGAAGCGGTGTCGAGTGGGGAGGCATGAGTGGTCGCACTGAAGAGAACCTCGGAGCGCGCGAATGAACGAACCCCGATTGAGCGCAGCGCGAGCTTCAAGAAGCCGCTGACGGCCTCGGGATCAGCCGGCGCTCCCCGTTGCATGATCTTGACGAGTTTGGTCTTCGAGCCACTGCGCAGCACCTCTTGGGCTGCCTCGGATCCTATAACCCGAACCTCCTTGCGATCAAGGTCATAGGCAGCCTCCGAGGCAAGGGTCATGATCGGCTCGTTTGCGACCTGGATCCGGGTGTTTGCGGCTCCGATGTCGACGGTGATAAGCGCCATTTACGAGCGGGGTTTCCGCGTACCGGCAGACGATTCGGCCCCTTGACGCCGATCGAGCGCCCTTCGCAACCCCTCGAAGGACCGGATGCCCTCATCGATGGAGACCGGCTTGACTCGGTGGAGCGAACTCACCACGCCGACGATCACAACGAAGCCGATAGGGATCAGTACATAGAGTAACTCAGTCATGGGGGCCTTTCATGGGGGATGGTACGTCTTGCAAGGGATGGGCGGTGTTCGACCACTGGGTGGTGGTCAAGCTCACCTCTTGTTTCCAAATTGGGGCGGCTACCTTGATGGTGTCGATTCCATATCGCGCCGCTCCAAAGGCAGCGTCACGATGGCCGGCAGCACAACCGACGAGCACGCTGGAGTCACCCAGGAGCACCTCGCCAATGCGGTGGATGAGCACGACTGCGCGCACCTCATCAAAGCTGCGCTCGATGGTCGTAGCGATCTCACCGAACCGCTCGGCAACGAGGTCGAGATAGGCCTCGTAATTGATAGCGGTTACGTCATCCATCTCAGCGGAGTAGGTACGCACGGTTCCTGAGAAGAGGACGACGGCACCAGCATCGACCCGATTGAGAAAGTCGTACGCCGGTCCTACCTGGAGTGTTGCATCGGTAACCTCGAGCCATCGGCTCGCCGTCTGCTCACGCCACGGAGACTGTTGCCGTGGTGTCTCCATTGAACCTACGCCTCCTCGCTCTGCACGTATCATGCTTGCCGTCACTCATGTGGATCCCCGTTAAGCGAGGTACCATCACAGCGATCGTCATCTAAAAGGATAGGCCAGCTGGCCCGATATCCGGTGCCTGGTGGAGGTATTCACACTAGCTTCTAAGCAGGATCTCAGCTGGTCAGTCGCCCAGTTCAACGCTTTGAGGCTTCATAACTGAACGGAGTCGTCAACGTGATCGTAAGAGAAACTTCTCGGTGGCCTTCGTTAGGCTACACTCTTAAGCGGTGCTATCAATGTGGTGGAGGTAACGGTGGCTGATTCCGAAGAGCCGATTAACCCATTTCAA
This sequence is a window from Ferrimicrobium sp.. Protein-coding genes within it:
- a CDS encoding rod shape-determining protein, which translates into the protein MTLASEAAYDLDRKEVRVIGSEAAQEVLRSGSKTKLVKIMQRGAPADPEAVSGFLKLALRSIGVRSFARSEVLFSATTHASPLDTASLKRCFEDLNAKPVTPLETPIAATAGINEDVLGEVGTMTVVLGESLVEAGIVSFGKLASRASATASVSTLRQAIRESVKATCDLVISEEVANDILTQLVDFERAHRGAQAKIWGRSLANGESASGMILEDVIFASILPTLDLIIQTITDCITKAPNQLVTDVADRGLWLLGGGAHLVGLAAELERRLGVEVHCIAEPELAVARGLSVVHATNPKTIYW
- a CDS encoding molybdenum cofactor biosynthesis protein MoaE, whose product is METPRQQSPWREQTASRWLEVTDATLQVGPAYDFLNRVDAGAVVLFSGTVRTYSAEMDDVTAINYEAYLDLVAERFGEIATTIERSFDEVRAVVLIHRIGEVLLGDSSVLVGCAAGHRDAAFGAARYGIDTIKVAAPIWKQEVSLTTTQWSNTAHPLQDVPSPMKGPHD
- a CDS encoding HEAT repeat domain-containing protein, translated to MSHDAKALLVADRDELAALLETLPDELLAQGHRAYQRRFGPDEALLAVALAHPDQRVGIAAVTAVPRALLTSELARQWMQDPSWLVAEYGAYVAGELEDSSLVTTLIALASGHEEMLVREAALASLGAIGDERGLPVVIEALRSKNVYLRRRALVVSVAFESDELTRAVEELRNDRDAQIRQLFVDLERDPYQ